gtttttggcagacaatcacaTTTTTGGCACCACACCGGTTTGGAAGCacgtagcgaggctccaaatgctcaaccagaccAGAGGTCTCGCACGCCACTGCcactctatcacgtgacgcgtATTCCTCCGATgtgctaaggttatgagctgggtcaggccatgtcgcaagttttgtgaggtgcttttgtgataaTTAATGAATCGGatgcctttttttatttttctccgatatccgatccagtagtttaggtcagtatcagaccgataccgatacgtaatatcggattggtccatctctagtttggACTTGCTGTCATCAGCcataataaaggctcgcttttggTTTAAAGTCCAGTTTCATCTTCTCGCCTGTGTCTGCTCCTGGGTCCTCACACACCTACACACGGTCTGCCCCCCCAAACTGTGACacttatatgtatgtgttatgaaaGTGTGAGGAATGTGGATGTCTAGtttgtggaataaaattgaggccagaaggggacagaggggggatgcctcccctgcaccctggtgacacacctgcaccccaaggccctacatGTGTGCGTCGTTGTGGTAGAACGGGTAGAGGGAGGCAGTTGGGGATGGGGAGGGAAGTTGCTTGAATCCACACCAGACTCACACAAAATCTCCTTATGCATTCCCAGAATCTGATTCCCTTGGTGTTTTCAGTTGAGCCTAATAATCCAGTATTATGCACATTTATTTGAGTTAAGTTTGCCCCATAGAGGTCCTGAGATGGATTGGCATGGGTTGGCGGCCCCGGCTACTTTCCTGCACCTCATAGATTGGGTTCTGCGTTCGCATGCTGCATATACCACCACATACCTGGATTTTCCCATCATCCACAGTAACACCTGGGCATGTACAACAGACCACAGTGCTGGAGTCCCTGAGGTAGATGGGGCTCATGGTCAACACAAAGAAATGTGCAGTTGGGCGGAGACAGGTACAGTATCCGAGGTACAGGGATGGGAATCAAGAACCAGTTCTTGTAGAGAACCAGAAAGTAGTCCAGTTCCTTTGTGTTCATACTTAAATGCTAACAAAAACATCTTGTTTGTGTCTTTAATAAGATAGTGACGATAGTGatgatgtatgtatgtatgtgggACTGTAGCCTTAGGTTTATATAGTTAAATGCTAATTATATGATGTGCATTTCAGGACATTTTACAGAGTAAAAGTAATGTAACAAgtagtgtaacaaattactttctcttGGGAGTAATCaagtaaatgtttttattaatatgatAATCATAAATATACTTatagaaatattaaaattaatctgTCATTTAGCAGTCGTACTGGGGAGTTAGACACTCAGACCATCAAATTAAGAAACATGTCTCTTACAAACCCATTTCCTActaaataaacaggaaataagCTTTTGTGGCTGTCTTATCTTTGGTTTGACTATTTCTTGAAGTGTAgtttaaacaggaagtaacataAACTCAAATATGTATTACCACATCAGATAAAGAATGCAACTTAGCAAAAAGTGGATAAAAGTCTGTGGGaacaagcaaaataaaaagaaaggggAATGACACAAAGCAAGTTTCACAATCATTTAGACTGATTATGTTGAAAGACTTTTAAGGCAGGTATGTGCACGAAACATTCATCTTGCTgcaaaaaaattagaaaatggGAAAGAAAGCAATACCACTACCAGGGCAACTGCACCCCAGGAAATGTGACTTTAAACAACCTCTAATTACTCCAGTTAATAAAAAGCCACTAATATTTGTATGAAGTAGTAATAGATGAGGTAGTAACACAAAGTTTCACttaattaccagttaacaatataaaaccTAACTTAGCCTACAGTTCCACACACCAGCACCAATCCCTACCCTGATGAGGACTCACATagtattgtttgtttatttacttaTGAACAGAAAGctgacaacaaaaaataaagttaagtTTCTTCTAGGAGTATGAACAGGCAGAACCCAAGGCTGCACGACTGACTGTtcatcactgcctttgttacctgttgaagctCAGTGGCTAGCATGCTCTCAACTTCTtagctagctttgtgttagcatgctgtctgtgcagatgcttgcaaagaggCTAAGTTATGTTAGCAATATAATGccgtttttctctgttttccatcATACTCGTGTGCTTTTGTGTGATAAAAATAAAGGTAATGTCCATGTCTGTATTCCTCAAAAGCTGTATCACTGTACTGCACCATCATGTTCCTCCTcccacacacaaactgaaatcagttgATTGTAGCGCAAGTGAACAGGTAGAAAAAAGCATTCTGTATGCTGATAGTATAAATCAATATAATTGTAACTGTTCTAACATTAATGAGTACATTAATGTATTattgaaaaaatacaaaacactaaTGAGGTGTAACATGTTATTTTACAGGCAACTaagaaacatctggaagaaTGTCAtatggacagatgagaccaaagtggatgTTTGGTGATAATACACAACAGcacatttggagaaaaccaaTTACAGCATatgagcacaaacacctcaactGAGAAATTAGCTGTGCATATCCAAACCACTTTTTCTGTGGGTATTTAGTCTGCGTTAGAAATGTTtgatctttgcatgtgtgtattgGAAGATTAAACAGTCAACACAATTACATTTGTATAAAACAGTTCCTCCAGAACAGAGTGTGAAAGTTACCATCTGCCAAAAATACTcctaaatgaaataaacaatgAGAGCGTCTCACTGCTTTAGTTTTCAGTGGGAGTTTAATGGCTTAAATTACAAACAAAAGTTTAAGTTGTGGGGATTTATGGATGAAAAATAAGCAGCCAAGCATCAACAAATGATGCAAATGTGAATAGATGTGCATCAGGATCATTAAGAAGCATCATGAGTCACTATTGTTTTTCACTTGAGGCCTGATGCACAACTGCAAGAGATAAACAGTCAcggtcaaaatgaaaaaacaataatCGACGAGTGATTTAGATCCATCATTTGTGACAATACACAAACTGTTTTAAACACTATATTTAAGTCTCTGCAAACTTTGTGTAACCTTAAACAATTTAATTGAAATTACAAGCAAAAGTTTAAGTTGTGGGAATTTATAAGACAAAATAAGCCTCCACGTGCATCAAGACTGTTAAGGGGCTTCATAagtcactgaaaaacaaaaatcagtggGTGATTTAGATTCATTACTCACGACTGTTGATATCAATCATCAGGCTCTACACCATATCTGAGTGTCTGTGAACTTTGTGTGTGCGAGGCTGTTTCTCAGAAAGCTCTCAGTGAGATGTTGATAGGTTGAAATACTGAAGTCTCCCTGATAAGAGGCAGATGTGTGATATGCCACACCTCACACTCAAATACACAGACCTATAAAAACACCTCATCAGTTATGCCTGCATGTGTTCCTGCACTTACCAATAAATAACCAAACATGAATCAACTCATAGATTTTGACTCTGATCAGTGAGCCAGACCACCGGTGGAAATGTCTGTGAAGAtcctctccatcactctcctcctGGTCTCAATGTGTGTGAGCTGCCACTCCTCTGAAGGTAACTGGACTCTTACTTTtctaaagaaaagagaaaaaaatagataaaatagATTATTTGATCACAGCAATGACTATCTCCTACAATGGCTTCTACCTGTTTGTGAATAATGCGCACTTGTGacattttggtgttttattggGCAGGACCACTGTGCAAAGACCACAAACCTTTACATCAGTCATATTCTGGTATCTGCTCAGTCTAtaattgtaacatttttttccagCATGTACTCGACTTCTACCCACCAAGCATCCTGGAAGCTGTTTTCTGTGCTAAGTTTTGTTAGTCAGTGATGGCATTTTAAAAGGCGTCCTTTACGTCTACATTTAGAAGAAGTCTTGGAGATTTTTTCAAGTACAACATtcacctgattttttttccattgctgGACTGATTGACAGCCACACCATATCCATTCACGCTATACTGCTTACCATTAACAATGTTTATACCTTTTATGTTTATCTACATGCaaacttttgttttctgtcacttATGGGCTTATGTCTCACGCTGCGTTGCATGCCAGGCATATGTTGTAAGACACTTAAACTATCATAACTGCCAACTTATTAGTGTGGCACAGTGGGTTCAGTGGGTTCTTTCAAACAAATTCACTCTGTAACTAAATCTCACTGCTTTAATTTAGTTTTCTAGTAAAGTTATCATTTCAGTGGGTTTTTGGAGGGGTGCATACATTGTGACTCATTGCATAAGGCATGAAAGCAGGAAATGAGAGAGACGCAGAGAGAGTATAAGATAATATCTTGCAGCTACGGGACAATATTTTTCACCATTCAGTTAATTAACATAATGCCAAAACTGCCCAAAAAGTGCTTGAGGGCCCCCAAGTGGTGAGAACATTGATTTATTGCACTTACTTGTTGATTGAtttgcacaaaacaaaaaatgcctGTTCACTGTAACATAATTTCAGgtcacattttaaaagtcatcCTCTGTTTAGTTATGTAAGgagtttcatattttaaaactagatttaaattttattttccttctaaTTAGACTTTTCTCAGGTAAGAAAAATCAATttttaaggagcttggaaagaaaagcgtctggacttctttgagttgcttgaagacgtttcacctcttcttcagttctaagggtcaattggtggggagtcccagatttaaccccagtgggagtttcccccccaaagagggacaaaggaccccctgatgatcctctacctaatcacatgagccaaggtgtgaaagcgggtggggtcctaatcagccagggtttcgggtgagctcacccgaactgaagaagcttctcggatgagaggtgaaacgtcttcaagcaactcaaagaagtccagacgcttttctttccaagctccttagactacgatgacctggatgactgagaaccttcacagacatccatTTTTAAGCTTTTATCTCTCAGGTACTCATCGTCATCATCCTGGACCGGTACCACCATGCTGCACTGTAGTCACCAAAGGCAATATGACTGCTGACGTGGTGGGGCAAATATATCATGAACTGGCTGCAAGAGGACACTGTGTGAAGGCTATAATGTAAGTCAGCAACATGTTGtcttacatacaaacatatacAATCTCTataattttctgtcttttatttccagtttttACACAAAAGATGGAAAACTTTGTGCTGATCCAGACGCTCAGTGGGTCAAAGATCGTAAGTCAtgctaaaagaaacacacacagaaataaatgcaaagtatttacagagaaaaactgaagctcctgcttgtctgtttttcctctctAGTCATTGCCAACATGACGAAGGTGTGAAGCCTGTCTGATGCATCAGTATTTCCAGTATTTCCATCACCTTTAAAGGCTTATTCAAACCAGAGCGCTTTCTCAGCCTGtcttgaaactttttttttttttttgcatttgtagATTAATTTTTACTCTTACCTGTGGCAGAatcctgtattttatttatgctgttgacttcattgttttttaattgaTCACTGGAGTTCaggttttatttgtctttttttgcttatttgtgAATCTCTTTCTGTGCATTATCTGTTTATTTGATGAACAATTTGGTTgtgaaaaacaatataaaaataaacttttgtaTTATTGAGCAAAtattttcctgctgttttttcagtGCCCACCAGACTAACACAAAATGCCACACACATCGTCTATTGCATTCTAGTGTTTTAGTTGATGATGCTCACTGAATAGACTTTTAAAAAGTTCATGCAGCCCACAATGAACATTAGTGGGCCCGAACAGCAAAACCCTGcaaaactatatatatattaaagatTCAGGATTGTTTATTTGTCACGTGCATAGTTATAGAAGTACATTGTGTGAGTGAGGTGTTAAAGTTAAACttggcagctgaggcagaggacagaCTGGAAGATCACGGTGTGCCCGGTGGAAGTGGCGTACAGgggttttccttctctcaccccaaccggtcgcagcagatggccccgcccctccctgagcctggttctgccggaggtttcttcctgttaaaagggagtttttccttcccactgtcgccaaagtgcttgctcatag
Above is a genomic segment from Oreochromis niloticus isolate F11D_XX unplaced genomic scaffold, O_niloticus_UMD_NMBU tig00000795_pilon, whole genome shotgun sequence containing:
- the LOC109199676 gene encoding eotaxin-like; this encodes MSVKILSITLLLVSMCVSCHSSEGTHRHHPGPVPPCCTVVTKGNMTADVVGQIYHELAARGHCVKAIIFYTKDGKLCADPDAQWVKDLIANMTKV